A window from Terriglobia bacterium encodes these proteins:
- the pepT gene encoding peptidase T, with protein sequence MSSRSDIRSSCVERFLRYVTLDTRSEEDQEAFPSTSKQLDLLRLLVDELKGIGLLDASIDEHGYVFATIPATTKKAGVPVLGFIAHVDTSPEVSGSGVKPIVHPRYDGRDLALPGDPTQVIRLAENPALRDQMGNDIITASGTTLLGADNKAGVAEIVGVAEVLIAHPEIPHGRIRIGFTPDEEVGNGTKFFDVARFGAQFAYTIDGETLGEIEMETFSADSMTVTFQGFNTHPGLGKGKLVNAIKIAADFIGRLPKDGLSPETTEGYEGYVHPYVMQGGVDRTSVKFLIRDFVTAGLKGKEDLLERLARETVRDVPNASVEFKIEESYRNMKEVLDRHPETVEHANEAIRRAGLVPKTHPIRGGTDGSRLCFMGLPTPNLFAGEHNFHSRLEWISAQDMHKAVEVIVNLCRVWEERSPA encoded by the coding sequence GTGAGCTCGAGGAGCGATATCCGGTCCAGTTGCGTCGAACGGTTCCTCCGATACGTCACCCTCGATACGCGCTCCGAAGAGGACCAGGAGGCGTTCCCTTCCACGAGCAAGCAGCTCGACCTGCTCCGGCTGCTGGTGGACGAGCTCAAGGGGATCGGCCTCTTAGACGCGTCGATCGACGAGCACGGCTACGTGTTCGCGACGATCCCGGCCACCACGAAGAAGGCCGGGGTGCCGGTGCTCGGCTTCATCGCCCACGTGGACACATCGCCGGAGGTCAGCGGCTCGGGGGTCAAGCCCATCGTCCACCCTCGGTACGACGGCCGCGACCTGGCGCTCCCCGGCGACCCGACCCAGGTGATCCGCCTCGCGGAGAATCCGGCTCTCCGGGATCAGATGGGCAACGACATCATCACCGCCTCGGGCACCACGCTTCTCGGCGCCGACAACAAGGCGGGGGTGGCCGAGATCGTCGGCGTCGCCGAAGTCCTGATCGCCCATCCCGAGATCCCCCACGGGAGGATCCGGATCGGATTCACCCCGGACGAAGAGGTCGGCAACGGGACCAAGTTCTTCGACGTGGCGAGGTTCGGAGCGCAATTCGCCTACACGATCGACGGGGAGACCCTCGGCGAGATCGAGATGGAGACATTCTCCGCCGACTCGATGACCGTCACGTTCCAGGGGTTCAACACGCACCCGGGCCTCGGGAAGGGGAAGCTGGTCAACGCCATCAAGATCGCGGCCGACTTCATCGGACGGCTGCCCAAGGACGGGCTGTCGCCGGAGACGACCGAGGGGTACGAGGGGTACGTCCATCCCTACGTGATGCAGGGGGGCGTCGACCGCACCTCCGTGAAGTTCCTCATCCGTGACTTCGTCACCGCCGGGCTCAAGGGGAAGGAGGACCTCCTCGAGCGGCTCGCGCGCGAGACGGTCCGCGACGTCCCGAACGCCTCCGTGGAGTTCAAGATCGAGGAGTCCTACCGCAACATGAAGGAAGTGCTCGACCGCCACCCGGAGACCGTCGAGCATGCCAACGAGGCGATTCGGCGTGCGGGGCTCGTGCCGAAGACGCATCCGATCCGCGGCGGCACGGACGGCTCGCGTCTGTGCTTCATGGGCCTGCCCACGCCGAACCTGTTCGCGGGCGAGCACAACTTCCACTCGCGCCTGGAGTGGATCTCGGCGCAGGACATGCACAAGGCCGTAGAGGTGATCGTCAACCTCTGCCGCGTCTGGGAGGAGCGGAGCCCGGCCTGA
- a CDS encoding DUF6178 family protein translates to MSKSGASGQERDGSDLTPFPAAEIEALAREAGSLARTDPKRLAERLASVPLRDQAELALRLPPRERLEVLLHARAPMRLVRALPDFEAYLTVREVGPSDALPLLALASASQIVHLMDLEAWRGDRFDAARAGAWVALLLEAGEATVRRLLRNYDDEALVLLLAQWAGIEAIEPEDGYDHQGAGETEAGTEGGFVSPDGHYRFRPVIPEHAAAVRRTAEILFHDQQDRYFRAVWATCSEVIAEVEEEARRWRQSRMEEHGFPPLDEALDVYAPPRGIEFHAEEALPEDAEVPVAPRTGLRVIGPRGVVASAVDLLAPATREGVLLQLTSLSNHLLVADGGDAGDPDAHRAAIEKGASFVGIALAARGVREPTAAGTLIARVPIKDLFREGHERAAVLRRKALGLVREGWASVDPHALDLLDAPILPRVRALLGPHALYFDLAPGAGGNVREFRTLEEIEETRVALEVAEILGRVFVDRLGLSVSAWLQARAGPDARGARFSTMLLTALAWHAVRGEPRVEALPEAVAMEFLGRVASRRQAPPEAPREALDALLARLGAEAGLQPREGAALRAFGLACLDRLADECGNLPASVPPDPRFVSCLFLER, encoded by the coding sequence ATGTCCAAGTCCGGAGCGTCGGGGCAAGAGAGGGACGGATCGGACCTGACGCCCTTTCCGGCCGCGGAGATCGAGGCCCTCGCGCGCGAGGCCGGCTCTCTGGCCCGCACGGATCCGAAACGGCTGGCGGAGCGGCTCGCGTCGGTCCCGCTCCGGGATCAGGCGGAGCTGGCGCTCCGGCTTCCGCCCCGAGAGCGCCTCGAGGTCCTGCTCCACGCCCGGGCCCCGATGAGGCTGGTCCGAGCGCTTCCCGACTTCGAGGCTTACCTGACCGTGCGTGAGGTCGGTCCGTCGGACGCGCTGCCGCTCCTCGCGCTCGCCTCAGCTTCGCAAATCGTGCACCTCATGGACCTCGAAGCGTGGCGAGGCGACCGATTCGACGCGGCCCGCGCGGGCGCGTGGGTCGCGCTCCTCCTCGAGGCCGGCGAGGCGACCGTCCGCCGACTCCTGAGGAACTACGACGACGAGGCCCTGGTGCTTCTCCTCGCGCAGTGGGCGGGGATCGAGGCGATCGAGCCCGAGGACGGTTACGACCACCAGGGCGCCGGCGAGACCGAGGCGGGCACCGAGGGCGGGTTCGTCTCCCCCGACGGCCACTACCGCTTCCGGCCCGTGATCCCGGAGCACGCGGCGGCGGTGAGACGCACGGCCGAGATCCTGTTCCACGACCAGCAGGACCGCTACTTCCGAGCCGTGTGGGCGACCTGCTCGGAGGTGATCGCGGAGGTCGAGGAAGAGGCGCGGCGTTGGCGGCAGAGCCGGATGGAGGAGCACGGCTTCCCCCCGCTCGACGAAGCCCTCGACGTCTACGCGCCGCCGCGGGGGATCGAGTTCCACGCGGAGGAGGCGTTGCCGGAAGATGCCGAGGTCCCCGTCGCGCCGCGAACGGGGCTTCGCGTGATCGGTCCGCGGGGCGTCGTGGCGTCGGCGGTGGACCTGCTGGCCCCCGCCACCCGCGAGGGGGTCCTCTTGCAGCTGACCTCCCTGTCGAATCACCTGCTGGTGGCCGACGGCGGCGACGCCGGCGATCCCGACGCACACCGCGCGGCCATCGAGAAGGGGGCTTCGTTCGTCGGGATCGCCCTCGCGGCCCGAGGCGTGCGGGAGCCGACGGCCGCGGGCACGCTGATCGCGCGGGTGCCCATCAAGGATCTGTTCCGGGAGGGGCACGAGCGCGCCGCCGTGCTCCGGAGAAAGGCGCTCGGACTGGTCCGAGAAGGCTGGGCGTCGGTCGATCCCCACGCGCTCGACCTTCTCGACGCCCCGATCCTCCCGCGGGTCCGCGCGCTCCTCGGACCTCACGCGCTCTACTTCGACCTCGCCCCGGGTGCGGGCGGGAACGTGCGGGAGTTCCGCACCTTGGAGGAGATCGAGGAGACCCGGGTCGCGCTGGAGGTGGCGGAGATCCTCGGCCGGGTCTTCGTCGATCGCCTGGGTCTGTCCGTCTCCGCCTGGCTCCAAGCGCGAGCCGGGCCCGACGCCCGGGGAGCGCGGTTCAGCACGATGCTCCTGACGGCTCTCGCCTGGCACGCCGTCCGCGGGGAGCCCAGGGTCGAGGCGCTCCCCGAGGCGGTCGCCATGGAGTTCCTCGGCCGGGTGGCTTCGCGGCGCCAGGCGCCTCCCGAGGCGCCGCGGGAGGCGCTGGACGCGCTCCTCGCGCGCCTCGGGGCGGAGGCGGGACTCCAACCGAGGGAAGGCGCCGCGCTTCGCGCCTTCGGCCTCGCCTGCCTCGACCGGCTGGCCGACGAGTGCGGGAATCTCCCCGCGTCGGTCCCCCCGGACCCGAGATTCGTGTCGTGCCTGTTCCTCGAGAGGTGA
- a CDS encoding M1 family metallopeptidase yields MDASDHSRHRPTPPAAVSRFLTPSILLAVAFAARADGAPVPLPEPLSPRNASYGIEVRLDPERHVLSGTETIRWRNATRDPAPDLMFHLYMNGFANTETIFMRESQGRHRQFRFDDSHWGNIVVSSLRLAEAGREVPLQQEFPGPDRTVMRARLPRPVPPGVEIEVRAAFEVKLPKVFARTGWAGRFHMAGQWFPKLGVWQEGKGWNCHPFHFASEFFSDFGTYDVAIDVPEDEIVGATGVVVSEHHAPAGRKTVLCHAEDVHDFAWTASPIFVERNDRWEGVRLRVLMQPENAESIPRYLEAAKRSLAFLARTLGPYPYPVLTLVDPPVGGWGAGGMEYPTLVTGIASPLIPRSLRLPEVAIAHEVAHQYWYGMSANNEFEEAWLDEGLASYCEMRILDGWLGAGRSFLGGLFGFSAGDLEVLRAGYLGSADAAPVLRRSWEYPSSDAYGAMSYDKPALILRTLESLHGTAATDRLLRTFFERARFRHPTSEEFLVVTGDVLGPRAEALVRELLEGTDTVDFEVLGVSNREEDPLRGYDLRKAPPALAEAAGRETKRVARDSEVWIGRAGALALPVKVRVSFADGSSRDEAWDGDGTPKVFRFPGLNVTSVEVDPERQVVLERYRLNNGWREERDPAPAARLVARLRWTLQALFSLLLAAF; encoded by the coding sequence GTGGACGCCTCGGATCACTCGCGTCACCGGCCGACGCCGCCGGCCGCCGTGTCGCGGTTCCTCACGCCGTCGATCCTGCTGGCGGTGGCGTTCGCCGCGAGGGCCGACGGAGCTCCGGTCCCGCTCCCCGAGCCGCTCTCCCCGCGGAACGCGAGCTACGGGATCGAGGTCCGCCTCGATCCGGAACGGCACGTGCTGAGCGGGACCGAGACGATTCGCTGGAGGAACGCGACGCGCGACCCCGCCCCCGACCTCATGTTCCATCTCTACATGAACGGCTTCGCGAACACGGAGACGATCTTCATGAGGGAGTCTCAGGGCCGCCACCGGCAGTTCCGGTTCGACGATTCGCACTGGGGGAACATCGTCGTCTCGTCGCTTCGGCTGGCGGAGGCGGGACGGGAAGTCCCGCTGCAGCAGGAGTTCCCGGGGCCCGACCGAACGGTGATGCGCGCGCGTCTCCCACGACCGGTCCCGCCCGGCGTCGAGATCGAGGTCCGGGCCGCGTTCGAGGTCAAGCTCCCGAAGGTCTTCGCGCGCACGGGTTGGGCGGGCCGCTTCCACATGGCCGGGCAGTGGTTCCCCAAGCTGGGGGTCTGGCAGGAGGGGAAAGGGTGGAACTGCCACCCGTTCCACTTCGCTTCGGAGTTCTTCTCGGACTTCGGGACGTACGACGTTGCGATCGATGTTCCCGAAGACGAGATCGTCGGCGCCACCGGCGTCGTCGTGTCGGAGCATCACGCGCCCGCCGGCCGGAAGACCGTCCTCTGCCACGCCGAGGACGTTCACGATTTCGCGTGGACCGCGTCGCCGATCTTCGTCGAGCGGAACGACCGCTGGGAGGGGGTGCGCCTCCGGGTCCTGATGCAACCCGAGAACGCCGAATCGATTCCCCGTTACCTCGAGGCCGCGAAGCGCTCGCTCGCCTTCCTCGCGAGGACGCTCGGCCCTTATCCGTACCCGGTGCTGACGCTGGTGGATCCTCCGGTCGGTGGCTGGGGAGCGGGTGGGATGGAGTATCCGACGCTGGTCACCGGGATCGCGAGCCCGCTCATCCCCCGGAGCCTGCGTCTTCCCGAGGTCGCCATCGCCCACGAGGTTGCCCACCAGTACTGGTACGGGATGAGCGCGAACAACGAGTTCGAGGAGGCGTGGCTCGACGAAGGCCTCGCGAGCTACTGCGAGATGCGCATCCTCGACGGGTGGCTCGGCGCCGGTCGTTCGTTCCTGGGCGGGCTCTTCGGCTTCTCCGCCGGGGACCTCGAGGTGCTGCGCGCCGGCTATCTGGGCTCCGCGGACGCGGCGCCGGTCCTGAGACGGTCCTGGGAGTACCCGAGCTCTGACGCGTACGGCGCGATGAGCTACGACAAACCGGCACTCATCTTGAGAACGCTGGAGAGCCTGCACGGGACCGCGGCCACGGACCGGCTTCTCCGCACGTTCTTCGAGCGAGCGCGGTTCCGTCACCCGACGAGCGAGGAGTTCCTCGTCGTGACCGGTGACGTCCTGGGCCCTCGCGCCGAGGCTCTCGTGAGAGAGCTGCTCGAGGGCACGGACACCGTGGACTTCGAGGTGCTCGGTGTGAGCAACCGGGAGGAGGATCCGCTTCGGGGCTACGACCTCAGGAAGGCGCCACCCGCCCTCGCGGAGGCGGCCGGGCGGGAGACGAAGCGCGTCGCCCGGGACTCCGAGGTCTGGATCGGGCGGGCCGGCGCCCTGGCGCTCCCGGTGAAGGTGAGAGTCTCGTTCGCCGACGGGTCCTCCCGGGACGAAGCCTGGGACGGCGACGGAACCCCGAAGGTCTTCCGATTCCCCGGCCTCAACGTCACGAGCGTCGAGGTGGACCCCGAGAGGCAAGTCGTCCTCGAGCGGTACCGGCTCAACAACGGATGGCGGGAGGAGAGGGACCCGGCCCCCGCGGCGCGGCTCGTTGCGCGTCTTCGCTGGACCCTCCAAGCGCTCTTCTCCCTGCTCCTCGCGGCGTTCTGA
- a CDS encoding diguanylate cyclase — protein sequence MRPLSLRRRILIGFAAPLAVVVVTWGVLYDSLVTSVTATRSVARTDQVLTETTALVQAVMDAESGKRGYLLTGERSFLDEYRRGMGAFGPAAARLEQLVQDSPEQHRRVRTMEALFEKWRSEIASPEIDARRSNPPRLSDASQEAYAGVLDLLRGLPGHGRGSPPSPSTARRKIDEIRRSVTAAAAEEVDPGDRAKWRQALEFLDEYRQGVDAGRSAPGLLEEAEAVLRDEADANRIADAQLRQRVATREGAPITSELLSVASEFQRVERASIETLVRGASSGIRVGRTVALVGPVVALALALWGMLTSSVGIARSVEAIGRAAQGLARGDLGHRVPVERDDEVGRLAGAFNTMADRLERRSFEQALLREMGDLLHSCRTLGEAFEVAPGLVKRLFPGGGAISRLSPDRTVLEPAVTWGNASGAAGGVPLFTPEECWALRRGRTHVSRSEGSAPACAHPPRGCGGAMICIPLTAQGETLGILTLCGGDHDADLGRESGPDSPLGLAEIVAERLALAIANLRLQETLRDQSVRDPLTGLFNRRYMEETLQRELYRASRRGVDLSLVMLDVDHFKTTNDRYGHEAGDALLRELGGWLASQLRQGDVACRYGGEEFVLILPGASLDAGRARAERLREAVKVLRVRHRGVLLDPFTLSLGVAVHPQHGSSGDELLRAADAALYRAKAEGRDRVIAAV from the coding sequence ATGCGACCCCTGAGCTTGCGGCGGAGGATCCTCATCGGATTCGCGGCGCCACTCGCCGTCGTGGTGGTGACGTGGGGGGTCCTCTACGATTCTCTCGTCACCAGCGTCACCGCGACGCGCTCCGTGGCGCGGACCGACCAGGTGCTGACGGAAACGACGGCTCTGGTCCAAGCGGTGATGGACGCCGAGTCGGGAAAGCGCGGATACCTCCTGACCGGCGAGCGGTCGTTCCTCGACGAATATCGCCGCGGTATGGGCGCGTTCGGTCCCGCGGCCGCGCGGCTCGAGCAGCTCGTCCAGGACAGCCCGGAGCAGCACCGCCGGGTGCGGACCATGGAAGCGCTCTTCGAGAAGTGGCGCTCCGAGATCGCGAGCCCCGAGATCGACGCGCGGCGATCGAACCCCCCGCGGCTCAGCGACGCCTCCCAGGAAGCCTACGCCGGCGTGCTCGACCTGTTGCGCGGGCTCCCGGGCCACGGCAGGGGAAGCCCCCCCAGCCCGAGCACGGCGCGGCGGAAGATCGACGAGATCCGCCGGAGCGTGACGGCCGCCGCCGCCGAAGAGGTCGATCCGGGGGATCGCGCGAAATGGAGGCAGGCCCTGGAGTTCCTGGACGAGTACCGGCAGGGCGTGGACGCCGGAAGGAGCGCACCGGGGCTTCTCGAGGAGGCCGAGGCGGTCCTGAGGGACGAGGCGGACGCCAACCGGATCGCGGACGCGCAGCTGCGGCAGAGGGTCGCGACCCGCGAGGGAGCCCCAATCACGAGCGAGCTGCTGTCGGTCGCGTCGGAATTCCAACGCGTCGAGCGGGCGTCGATCGAGACGCTGGTTCGCGGCGCCTCGAGCGGGATAAGGGTCGGTCGAACCGTCGCGTTGGTCGGGCCGGTGGTGGCGCTGGCGCTCGCCCTCTGGGGAATGCTGACCTCCTCGGTCGGGATCGCGCGCTCGGTGGAGGCCATCGGCCGTGCCGCGCAGGGGCTTGCCCGCGGCGATCTTGGCCACCGCGTTCCCGTCGAGCGCGACGACGAGGTCGGGCGGCTCGCGGGAGCTTTCAACACGATGGCCGATCGTCTCGAAAGGCGCTCCTTCGAGCAGGCGCTGCTGCGCGAGATGGGGGATCTGCTGCATTCCTGCCGGACCCTCGGGGAGGCGTTCGAGGTCGCTCCAGGGCTCGTGAAGCGGCTTTTCCCGGGCGGTGGCGCCATCTCCCGGCTCAGCCCCGACCGGACCGTCCTCGAGCCCGCGGTGACCTGGGGAAACGCGTCCGGAGCGGCGGGCGGCGTCCCGCTGTTCACCCCGGAGGAATGCTGGGCGCTGAGGCGCGGACGGACCCACGTCTCCCGCAGTGAGGGCTCGGCCCCCGCGTGTGCCCATCCCCCCCGCGGCTGCGGCGGCGCGATGATCTGCATCCCGCTGACCGCGCAGGGGGAGACGCTGGGAATCCTCACGCTCTGCGGCGGCGATCACGACGCGGACCTCGGCCGCGAATCCGGCCCCGACAGCCCGCTCGGACTCGCGGAGATCGTCGCCGAGCGACTGGCGCTCGCGATCGCGAATCTCCGCCTCCAGGAAACTCTCCGCGACCAGTCGGTGAGAGATCCCCTGACCGGTCTGTTCAACCGCCGCTACATGGAGGAGACGCTCCAGCGTGAGCTCTACCGGGCGTCCAGGAGGGGAGTGGACCTGTCGCTCGTCATGCTCGACGTGGACCATTTCAAGACGACCAACGACCGCTACGGCCACGAGGCCGGTGACGCGCTGCTCAGGGAGCTTGGCGGATGGCTGGCGTCCCAACTGCGCCAGGGAGACGTGGCGTGCCGGTACGGCGGTGAGGAATTCGTGCTCATCCTGCCCGGAGCTTCGCTCGACGCGGGTCGCGCGCGGGCCGAGCGACTGCGGGAGGCGGTGAAGGTCCTTCGCGTCCGGCACCGGGGCGTGCTCCTGGATCCGTTCACGCTCTCGCTGGGGGTGGCGGTGCACCCGCAGCACGGCTCGTCCGGGGACGAGCTTCTGCGCGCCGCGGACGCCGCGCTCTATCGGGCCAAGGCCGAGGGGCGCGACCGGGTGATCGCCGCGGTCTGA